A genomic segment from Desulfomonile tiedjei encodes:
- a CDS encoding LysR family transcriptional regulator: MEIRHFRTFLTVAKLLSFNKAAERLNYAQSSISAQIQALETELGVQLFDRLGRRILLTEAGERLIPYAERIIDLADETRAEIGGDREPEGSLNIRIPESFGIYRLPPVIREFSARFPQVQLNLTTCAHEGLQKDLSKGITDLAFLLAESFQAADLEAEAVGFESLVLVASPGHRLAKERLVRTRDLAGDTLLLSKVDCSYRRLFERILEEAGVFLKLGGTFHSVETLKRCVMEGTGITILPQVSVSEDIKRGRLVPLAWEEGKLEVATLMIWSKGRWLSPTLKAFTEVARKELKGNSN; encoded by the coding sequence ATGGAAATCCGGCACTTCAGAACCTTTCTGACCGTGGCCAAACTTCTAAGCTTTAACAAGGCCGCGGAAAGACTCAATTATGCCCAATCGAGCATCTCCGCTCAGATCCAGGCACTTGAAACAGAGCTTGGTGTGCAACTGTTTGATCGGCTGGGTCGGCGTATCTTGCTTACAGAGGCGGGAGAGCGTTTGATACCATATGCCGAAAGAATCATCGATCTGGCCGATGAAACGCGGGCCGAGATAGGGGGTGACAGAGAGCCCGAAGGATCTCTGAACATCAGGATCCCTGAATCTTTTGGTATATATCGCCTGCCCCCTGTCATCCGTGAGTTCAGTGCTCGTTTCCCTCAGGTTCAGCTTAATCTGACGACATGTGCCCATGAAGGCCTCCAAAAGGACCTTTCCAAAGGTATAACGGACCTGGCATTCCTGCTTGCGGAATCCTTCCAGGCTGCGGATCTTGAGGCCGAAGCAGTGGGTTTTGAGTCCCTGGTGTTGGTGGCAAGTCCTGGTCATCGCCTTGCCAAGGAAAGACTGGTCCGCACTCGCGATCTCGCAGGTGATACCTTGCTCTTGAGCAAGGTTGACTGCAGCTACAGGAGGCTATTTGAGCGGATTTTGGAAGAGGCGGGCGTTTTTCTGAAACTCGGCGGCACCTTCCACAGCGTCGAGACTCTCAAAAGGTGCGTGATGGAGGGTACCGGGATCACGATTCTGCCCCAGGTATCGGTCTCTGAAGATATAAAGAGAGGACGGCTGGTTCCGTTGGCATGGGAAGAGGGTAAGCTCGAAGTAGCCACCCTTATGATCTGGTCTAAAGGCAGATGGCTCTCTCCGACTCTGAAGGCTTTCACGGAAGTCGCTAGGAAGGAATTGAAAGGAAATTCGAACTGA
- a CDS encoding radical SAM protein, protein MTRRGEKGAIIRPRGPGLSVALVYPNVYRVGMGNLGFQFLYRYLNSQTDFSAERFFWPDAAAAKDGRGRGPLSEESGRPLRNFSVIAFSVPFESDYPAVPGALLAAGIPPLQQERGPSDPVIIAGGVSVSMNPEPLALFLDMAFIGEVDDPDSPDATFFSTLFEALQQSRNALADRKEFLKQFRSLPGAYIPSAYTFEYAEDGVITAIVPDAGFPARVPAVKRRSRESPVPVSVLFTSEAEFGESLLVETNRGCGRGCRFCAAGWIHFPVRHAQFAGFRQEVDKALEAGRTVGLIGSDLAGHPELEDILAYIVANGGRFSLSSIRPEGLTPRVIELLAATGQKTATLAPEVASPRMKSVIGKNIPSERFYELVEKLVIAGIPNIRFYFMVGLPGETDEDCSAIVDFVVKSRNVFVEASRKLKKIGHISIQVNPFVPKPWTPFQWAAMEQPKMLERRVRIIRDGLKGIPNLVVRVESVRQAFDQAFLSRGDRRIAATVLQVAKQVARWPGVFKKGGIDPEFYVLRERNSDEMFPWEVTDHGVARDVLRTIYQKAMGRFFEE, encoded by the coding sequence ATGACCAGACGCGGCGAAAAAGGAGCCATCATCAGGCCTCGCGGGCCGGGGCTGTCGGTGGCTTTGGTTTACCCCAATGTCTATAGGGTGGGTATGGGAAACCTGGGGTTCCAGTTCCTTTACAGGTACCTGAACTCGCAGACCGATTTTTCGGCAGAACGCTTCTTCTGGCCTGATGCGGCCGCGGCCAAGGACGGACGCGGGCGCGGGCCGTTGTCCGAGGAATCGGGCCGACCGCTCAGGAACTTCTCTGTAATCGCCTTTAGCGTCCCTTTTGAAAGCGATTACCCGGCCGTGCCGGGAGCCCTCCTTGCCGCGGGAATTCCCCCGCTGCAACAGGAAAGAGGACCATCAGATCCTGTGATCATCGCGGGAGGCGTCTCGGTTTCCATGAATCCTGAGCCTCTGGCGCTCTTTCTGGACATGGCGTTCATCGGCGAGGTCGATGATCCCGACTCCCCGGATGCAACCTTCTTTTCCACCCTGTTCGAAGCATTGCAGCAATCGAGAAATGCTCTGGCGGACAGGAAGGAGTTTCTCAAACAGTTCCGCAGCCTGCCGGGAGCTTATATCCCCTCGGCCTATACCTTTGAATATGCGGAAGATGGCGTGATAACAGCGATTGTCCCTGACGCGGGTTTTCCTGCGCGTGTTCCCGCTGTAAAGCGACGATCGAGAGAATCACCGGTGCCTGTGTCAGTGCTGTTCACCAGTGAAGCCGAGTTCGGGGAGAGCCTGCTCGTGGAAACAAATCGCGGGTGCGGCAGGGGTTGCCGCTTCTGCGCCGCAGGTTGGATACATTTCCCGGTGCGCCACGCTCAGTTCGCCGGATTCCGGCAAGAGGTGGATAAAGCCCTCGAAGCCGGCAGAACAGTCGGTCTGATTGGATCGGACCTTGCCGGCCATCCTGAGCTGGAGGACATCCTCGCTTACATAGTGGCCAACGGAGGCCGATTCTCGCTGTCGTCGATCCGGCCGGAAGGGCTTACGCCGCGAGTGATCGAGCTTCTGGCCGCAACCGGGCAGAAGACCGCAACCTTGGCCCCTGAAGTGGCTTCCCCGCGCATGAAGTCCGTCATAGGGAAAAACATCCCTTCTGAACGTTTCTACGAGTTGGTGGAAAAACTCGTCATCGCAGGTATTCCAAATATTCGTTTTTATTTTATGGTCGGCCTACCCGGTGAAACCGACGAAGACTGCTCGGCAATTGTGGATTTTGTGGTCAAGAGCCGGAACGTGTTTGTGGAAGCTTCTCGGAAGTTGAAAAAGATAGGTCACATATCGATCCAGGTGAACCCTTTTGTTCCCAAGCCGTGGACCCCCTTTCAGTGGGCGGCCATGGAGCAACCCAAGATGCTGGAGCGGCGCGTGCGGATAATTAGGGATGGCCTCAAGGGAATACCTAATCTGGTGGTCCGCGTTGAATCGGTCAGGCAGGCATTTGATCAAGCGTTTCTATCCAGAGGAGACCGGCGGATAGCCGCCACAGTGCTACAAGTCGCAAAGCAAGTCGCTCGCTGGCCAGGGGTGTTCAAAAAGGGGGGAATTGACCCGGAATTTTACGTCCTCCGCGAGCGCAACTCGGACGAGATGTTCCCCTGGGAAGTAACAGATCATGGTGTCGCTCGGGATGTTCTTCGTACCATATATCAGAAAGCGATGGGGCGGTTCTTTGAAGAGTGA
- a CDS encoding CoA-binding protein, which translates to MALPNISDADLKKLLEGARSIAVVGISTDPSKPSNRVALYLKNHGYRIIPVNPAAQEVLGEKSYPDLKSIPEPIDVVDVFRRPEFLPPIAEEAVAVGAKVLWMQEGITNEDAAKKAKDGGLTVIQDACMLKEHSRLIGK; encoded by the coding sequence ATGGCATTACCGAATATTTCCGACGCGGACCTGAAGAAATTGCTCGAGGGTGCTAGATCCATCGCGGTGGTGGGCATTTCAACGGACCCGTCCAAGCCGAGCAACAGGGTCGCCTTATATTTGAAAAATCACGGGTACCGCATAATCCCTGTAAATCCCGCGGCCCAGGAAGTACTGGGTGAGAAAAGCTATCCTGACCTAAAATCCATCCCTGAGCCTATAGACGTGGTGGACGTGTTCAGACGACCTGAATTCTTGCCTCCGATAGCAGAAGAAGCCGTAGCGGTAGGCGCCAAAGTGCTTTGGATGCAGGAGGGTATCACGAACGAAGATGCTGCCAAAAAGGCGAAAGACGGAGGCCTGACGGTAATACAAGATGCTTGTATGCTGAAAGAGCACTC
- a CDS encoding arsenic resistance protein: MIVGRGKRNIRISLAWCVLGATLLGLSVGRHFRPQWIQSIAYVALFLMLYPAMLDVDFAGIKKAFAEPWLVTAALLLNFLVSPLLIYGLLHLFVRGSEPELVAGIALYGMVPGGGMAPAFTGMLKGNVSLTVAISGIGGILSLGITPLWAKWLIGPQMEFPALLILQHLCLIIMIPWTVAMLTRRIVSATRGDLAFRRTTERIKPLSGLGLCLFLFTMSVLHGDRVLDEPFLILKIAGPVSAFLMILFLLSNLLGRMLRSSREDAVALTFSTAAKNNAIALALSLSTFGPDAGLVNAIAGPLVQLPILLGIVALKTGKTT; this comes from the coding sequence ATGATTGTGGGGAGGGGCAAAAGAAACATCAGGATATCACTGGCATGGTGCGTTTTGGGGGCCACGCTCTTGGGCTTGTCGGTAGGGCGACATTTCAGACCGCAATGGATTCAGTCGATCGCATACGTTGCACTGTTCCTAATGCTTTACCCTGCAATGCTCGACGTGGATTTTGCAGGTATCAAGAAAGCGTTCGCGGAGCCCTGGCTGGTCACCGCGGCCCTCCTCTTAAATTTCCTGGTGTCGCCTCTCCTTATCTATGGTCTGCTGCATCTGTTCGTCCGGGGCAGTGAACCTGAACTCGTGGCCGGCATAGCACTTTACGGCATGGTGCCGGGTGGAGGAATGGCCCCGGCCTTCACGGGGATGCTGAAGGGCAATGTCAGCCTGACGGTCGCGATTTCCGGCATCGGCGGCATTCTCAGCCTCGGAATTACACCCTTGTGGGCAAAGTGGTTAATCGGGCCCCAGATGGAATTCCCCGCCCTGCTCATCCTCCAACACCTCTGTCTTATTATTATGATTCCTTGGACTGTCGCGATGCTTACTCGCCGAATTGTCTCGGCAACAAGGGGAGACCTCGCTTTTCGCCGGACCACGGAACGGATCAAACCCCTTTCCGGTCTTGGGCTCTGTTTATTCCTGTTCACCATGTCAGTTCTTCATGGCGATCGGGTTCTGGACGAACCTTTCTTGATCCTGAAGATCGCAGGGCCTGTCTCTGCCTTTCTGATGATCTTATTTCTTCTTTCCAATCTCCTTGGAAGGATGCTTCGTTCCAGTCGTGAAGATGCCGTGGCCCTCACCTTCAGTACTGCTGCCAAGAATAACGCCATTGCCTTGGCACTAAGCCTGTCAACGTTCGGCCCTGATGCGGGCCTGGTCAACGCAATTGCCGGGCCGTTGGTCCAGTTGCCGATACTGCTGGGCATAGTTGCGCTTAAGACAGGGAAGACGACGTGA
- a CDS encoding C_GCAxxG_C_C family protein — translation MNNPEKTVELFANGLNCSQAILTVFGEPYGLNSDMARKLGRTLGGGMGRMARTCGAVTAAVLVLGLARDDQDEGEARKASFSRVQELFKRFETRHKTSECKNLLGADMSTEEGTKKIQDQQLVRNLCPAFVRDAAMMLEELLKP, via the coding sequence ATGAATAATCCGGAAAAAACCGTGGAACTTTTTGCCAATGGACTGAACTGCTCGCAGGCGATACTCACCGTTTTCGGAGAACCATACGGACTGAATTCCGATATGGCCAGGAAGTTGGGCCGAACGCTTGGTGGCGGAATGGGACGTATGGCCCGGACCTGTGGAGCGGTAACCGCCGCTGTGCTAGTTTTGGGACTTGCAAGAGACGATCAGGACGAAGGTGAGGCAAGGAAAGCCTCTTTTTCACGTGTACAGGAACTCTTCAAGCGCTTTGAAACACGCCACAAGACAAGCGAGTGTAAGAATTTGCTAGGTGCTGACATGAGCACAGAGGAGGGGACCAAAAAAATCCAGGACCAACAACTGGTCAGGAATCTATGCCCGGCATTTGTGAGAGATGCTGCCATGATGCTGGAAGAGCTGTTAAAACCATAG
- a CDS encoding thermonuclease family protein yields MKRTAICLASAILLVFPAFTFAWSGKVVEVHDGDTISVMHFGRAERIRLFGVDCPEHDQDFGTRASQFTADFAFGKIAQVLPADRDEYGRTVAWVSVEGKSLNKELVRAGLAWWYRRYAEDNLELRDLESEALKNKLGLWSKPNPVPPWLFRRTK; encoded by the coding sequence TTGAAAAGGACGGCAATCTGCTTAGCTTCGGCAATACTTCTAGTCTTCCCGGCTTTCACTTTTGCCTGGTCCGGGAAAGTGGTCGAGGTTCACGACGGTGACACCATCTCGGTGATGCATTTTGGAAGGGCCGAAAGGATTCGGTTGTTCGGGGTCGATTGTCCGGAACACGATCAAGACTTCGGAACGAGAGCCAGTCAGTTCACCGCCGATTTTGCCTTTGGCAAGATAGCTCAAGTATTGCCCGCAGACCGCGACGAGTACGGCCGCACTGTGGCATGGGTCAGTGTGGAAGGAAAATCCTTGAACAAAGAGCTTGTCAGGGCAGGGCTTGCATGGTGGTACCGCCGTTATGCGGAGGATAATCTTGAACTGAGGGACCTTGAATCCGAGGCGCTCAAGAACAAACTGGGTTTGTGGTCGAAACCGAATCCAGTCCCACCCTGGCTATTCCGGCGTACTAAGTGA